A window of the Deinococcus gobiensis I-0 genome harbors these coding sequences:
- a CDS encoding NADPH-dependent FMN reductase, giving the protein MVKIAVIIGSTRAARFADKPADWLRGIVSQRSDADYEFVDLRDFPLPFFDEVASNAYAPSQNEVAVRWQHKVAEFDGYIFLTAEYNHAPTAVLKNALDYAYPEWNKKPAAFVGYGSVGAARAIEQLRQIAVELQMAPTRTGVHIQGADFFGAWQQGAALEDMAHLQPGVQAMLDELNWWARALKTAREA; this is encoded by the coding sequence ATGGTCAAGATTGCGGTCATCATCGGCAGCACGCGCGCTGCCCGTTTCGCCGACAAGCCGGCCGACTGGCTGCGCGGCATCGTCTCGCAGCGCAGCGACGCCGACTACGAGTTCGTGGACCTGCGCGACTTTCCCCTGCCCTTCTTCGACGAGGTCGCCTCGAACGCCTACGCTCCGTCGCAGAACGAGGTCGCGGTGCGCTGGCAGCACAAGGTCGCGGAATTCGACGGCTATATCTTCCTGACGGCCGAGTACAACCACGCCCCGACCGCCGTCCTGAAAAACGCCCTGGACTACGCCTATCCCGAGTGGAACAAGAAGCCCGCCGCCTTCGTGGGCTACGGCTCGGTGGGCGCGGCGCGGGCCATCGAACAGCTCCGGCAGATCGCGGTCGAGTTGCAGATGGCCCCGACCCGGACCGGCGTTCACATCCAGGGCGCGGACTTCTTCGGGGCGTGGCAGCAGGGCGCGGCCCTCGAGGACATGGCGCACCTCCAGCCGGGCGTGCAGGCCATGCTCGACGAGCTGAACTGGTGGGCCAGGGCCCTCAAGACCGCCCGCGAGGCCTGA
- a CDS encoding beta strand repeat-containing protein: MTQPSRRRFAALPALLLPALLLGACGQDPSPAGAAPPAAAAPAPQTPPARALGQVYELRFQNVGAQGQPTSSLTLVGGGRVSGDLGAQALTDVGDGQLGFALVATDTFSVGGVRHLRAVYRVTNNTGRALEHLTFVPVNTDEDGDPATVTSSAPTVGATYFKGLTTYGGTDASGRATALSAVTGKTLSAAQGAAVTDPEATPYTALDTSPLTPSAPSGLVIAGRAGAGWRLPTALAAGASANLTFAVDLQSDTPQTDPFNFSVVVAAGDDVNTAPTIAPAATSTPRLSLGAGTATVSGVLGDPTDPASTAGLGFTVGDRESAAGDLSVTAVSSDPGVATATLSGSGADRTLKIVPQGVGKATVTVTVSDGALSSRYVVDYAASKASGTPATSRFHTGESNASSAQALDADTMLVADDEFNALRLYSRSQSGLPLASFDFSSQLSLPDAANPELDLEASTRSGDRLYWLGSHSNSRTGKVRANRYRLFATDLSGSGAGATLSFVGHYDNLRADLIAWDNAGGHGLGAKYLGLDASAATGVVPEAEDGSGFNIEGLSFAPGSATTALLGFRAPNEPATARRAALIVPVTNFTALVTGTATKATFDPPVLLDLGGRGVRELKCNASGCLILAGPASGGGNFALYTWSGDRADPAQFRGDLSALAADSDGSLESLVDLPGGGLTTPAADGGSVQVLSDNGDTVYAGDGVIAKDAPALWQKFRSDVVTLGAAQTCTVNGVTVSPASASVAVGAQTTFTAAVSTSPAGCPVTVTYASTDTSVATVNPTTGVATGVAQGTAGITATASAGYGSAPVSSSPATLNVNAAPDYSLSLGNPSPATFTASAGGGASAALTLKASGGYSGAPTFTVASSPAGVTGSVSGSGGAFTVNLSVPAGLAPGSYSLSVTGTDGALSRTSNAVTVTVAAATAPNVVVYRVGDGSAALSSVGTAVFLDTFKTDTGALLRTLAMPTATSGTNRALVASGSATSEGLLTRSADGRYLLVPGYGAAVGTASVAGTAATAVPRVVGRVDAAGTVDTTTALTDAANSNNIRSAASPDGSALYVSGGAGGVRFAPLGGTTSTQLSTTVTNLRQVNVFGGQLYVSTGSGSAVRLGTVGSGAPTAPGQTITNLPGLPTSGSPFAFYFTKLGTGSAAVDTVYIADDAANTGIQKYSFDGSMWTARGAVGSASDQLRGLTGVTSGGSVTLFATSEKKLLSLTDASGFGGTLSGTPTTLATAGTNTAFRGVALAPQN; the protein is encoded by the coding sequence ATGACCCAGCCGTCCCGCCGCCGTTTCGCCGCCCTGCCCGCGCTGCTGCTCCCTGCCCTGCTGCTGGGGGCCTGCGGCCAGGACCCCTCGCCGGCCGGCGCCGCGCCGCCCGCCGCCGCCGCGCCCGCACCGCAGACGCCCCCCGCGAGGGCGCTGGGCCAGGTGTACGAGCTGCGGTTCCAGAACGTGGGCGCGCAGGGCCAGCCGACCTCCAGCCTGACGCTGGTGGGTGGAGGCCGGGTGTCCGGCGACCTGGGCGCGCAGGCCCTGACCGACGTGGGAGACGGGCAACTGGGCTTCGCGCTCGTCGCCACCGACACCTTCTCGGTGGGGGGCGTGCGGCACCTGCGGGCGGTCTACCGCGTGACGAACAACACCGGCCGGGCGCTCGAACACCTGACCTTCGTGCCGGTGAACACCGACGAGGACGGCGACCCCGCCACCGTCACCTCCTCGGCCCCGACGGTGGGGGCCACCTACTTCAAGGGCCTGACGACCTACGGCGGCACCGACGCCTCGGGCCGGGCGACCGCCCTGAGCGCCGTGACCGGCAAGACCCTGAGTGCGGCGCAGGGCGCGGCCGTCACCGACCCCGAGGCGACGCCTTACACGGCGCTGGACACCTCGCCCCTCACCCCCAGCGCGCCCTCCGGCCTGGTCATTGCCGGGCGGGCGGGTGCGGGCTGGCGCCTGCCCACGGCCCTCGCGGCGGGGGCCAGCGCCAACCTGACCTTCGCGGTGGACCTCCAGAGCGACACGCCCCAGACCGACCCCTTCAACTTCAGCGTGGTGGTGGCGGCGGGTGACGACGTGAACACGGCCCCCACCATCGCCCCGGCGGCGACCAGCACCCCGCGCCTGAGCCTGGGCGCGGGAACGGCGACCGTGAGCGGCGTGCTGGGCGATCCCACCGACCCGGCGAGCACGGCGGGCCTGGGCTTCACTGTAGGTGACCGCGAATCGGCGGCGGGCGACCTGAGCGTCACGGCAGTCAGCAGTGACCCCGGCGTGGCCACCGCCACGCTGTCGGGCAGCGGCGCCGACCGGACCCTGAAGATCGTGCCGCAGGGCGTGGGCAAGGCGACGGTCACCGTGACGGTATCGGACGGCGCGCTGAGCAGCCGCTATGTCGTGGACTACGCGGCCAGCAAGGCGTCGGGCACGCCCGCGACCTCGCGCTTCCACACCGGCGAGAGCAACGCATCGAGCGCCCAGGCCCTGGACGCCGACACGATGCTCGTGGCCGACGACGAGTTCAATGCCCTGCGCCTGTACTCGCGCAGCCAGTCGGGCCTGCCGCTGGCCAGTTTCGATTTCAGCAGCCAGCTCAGCCTGCCCGACGCCGCCAACCCCGAACTCGACCTGGAAGCCAGCACCCGCAGCGGCGACCGCCTGTACTGGTTGGGGTCGCACAGCAACAGCCGCACCGGCAAGGTGCGCGCCAACCGCTACCGCCTGTTCGCCACCGACCTGAGCGGCAGCGGCGCCGGCGCCACCCTGAGCTTCGTGGGCCACTACGACAACCTGCGCGCGGACCTGATCGCCTGGGACAATGCGGGCGGGCACGGCCTGGGGGCAAAGTATCTGGGCCTGGACGCCAGCGCGGCGACCGGCGTGGTGCCGGAGGCCGAGGACGGTTCGGGCTTCAACATCGAGGGCCTGAGCTTCGCGCCGGGCAGCGCGACGACCGCCCTGCTGGGTTTCCGCGCCCCGAACGAGCCGGCCACCGCGCGCCGGGCCGCCTTGATCGTGCCCGTGACCAATTTCACGGCCCTGGTGACGGGAACGGCCACGAAGGCGACCTTTGACCCGCCGGTGCTGCTCGACCTCGGGGGGCGCGGCGTCCGCGAGCTGAAGTGCAACGCCAGCGGCTGCCTGATCCTGGCCGGCCCGGCGAGCGGCGGCGGCAACTTCGCGCTGTATACCTGGAGCGGCGACCGCGCCGACCCCGCGCAGTTCCGGGGTGACCTCTCGGCCCTCGCGGCCGACAGCGACGGCAGCCTGGAGAGCCTGGTGGACCTGCCCGGCGGCGGCCTGACCACCCCGGCGGCCGACGGCGGCAGCGTACAGGTGCTCTCCGACAACGGCGACACGGTCTATGCCGGCGACGGCGTGATCGCCAAGGACGCCCCCGCGCTGTGGCAGAAGTTCCGTAGCGACGTGGTGACCCTCGGCGCGGCCCAGACCTGCACGGTGAACGGTGTGACGGTCTCGCCGGCCTCGGCCAGCGTGGCGGTCGGCGCGCAGACCACCTTCACCGCCGCCGTGAGCACCTCGCCCGCTGGCTGCCCCGTCACGGTGACCTACGCCAGCACCGACACCAGTGTCGCCACCGTGAACCCCACGACTGGTGTGGCGACCGGGGTGGCCCAGGGGACCGCCGGCATCACGGCGACGGCCAGCGCGGGCTACGGCAGCGCCCCCGTGAGCAGCTCTCCGGCCACGCTGAATGTCAATGCCGCCCCCGACTACAGCCTGAGCCTGGGCAACCCCAGTCCGGCGACCTTCACGGCGAGCGCGGGAGGCGGCGCGTCGGCGGCCCTCACGCTGAAGGCCAGCGGGGGGTACAGCGGCGCCCCCACCTTCACCGTCGCCAGCAGCCCGGCCGGGGTGACCGGCAGCGTCAGCGGTTCGGGCGGCGCCTTCACGGTCAATCTGAGCGTGCCCGCCGGCCTCGCACCGGGCAGCTACAGCCTGAGCGTGACCGGCACGGACGGCGCCCTGAGCCGCACCTCCAACGCCGTGACGGTGACGGTCGCGGCGGCCACGGCACCGAACGTGGTCGTCTACCGCGTGGGGGACGGCAGCGCGGCCCTGAGCAGCGTGGGTACCGCCGTATTCCTCGATACCTTCAAGACCGACACGGGCGCCCTGCTCAGGACCCTGGCGATGCCCACGGCCACCAGTGGCACCAACCGCGCCCTGGTCGCCAGCGGTTCGGCCACCTCCGAGGGACTGCTCACGCGCTCGGCCGACGGAAGATATCTGCTCGTGCCGGGCTACGGCGCGGCGGTCGGCACGGCGAGCGTCGCGGGCACGGCCGCCACGGCGGTCCCACGCGTGGTCGGGCGGGTGGACGCGGCGGGTACGGTGGACACGACCACGGCCCTGACGGACGCGGCCAACAGCAACAACATCCGCAGTGCGGCGAGCCCGGACGGCAGCGCCCTGTACGTCTCGGGCGGCGCGGGCGGCGTGCGGTTCGCCCCACTGGGGGGGACGACCAGCACGCAGCTCAGTACCACCGTCACCAACCTGCGGCAGGTGAACGTGTTCGGGGGGCAGCTCTACGTCTCGACCGGCAGCGGTAGCGCCGTGCGTCTGGGCACGGTCGGCAGCGGCGCGCCCACCGCCCCGGGCCAGACCATCACCAACCTGCCGGGCCTGCCGACCTCGGGGAGTCCCTTCGCCTTCTACTTCACCAAACTGGGCACGGGCAGCGCCGCCGTGGACACCGTCTATATCGCCGACGATGCGGCGAACACGGGTATCCAGAAGTACAGCTTCGACGGCAGTATGTGGACAGCCCGGGGCGCGGTCGGCAGTGCGAGCGACCAGCTGCGTGGCCTGACCGGCGTGACCAGCGGCGGCAGCGTGACCCTGTTCGCCACCTCCGAAAAGAAACTGCTCAGCCTCACCGATGCCAGCGGCTTCGGCGGCACGCTGAGCGGAACACCGACGACCCTGGCGACGGCGGGCACCAACACCGCTTTCCGGGGCGTGGCGCTGGCCCCGCAGAACTGA
- a CDS encoding universal stress protein, whose amino-acid sequence MGMAAGVGKTTRALNELRERLERGEDALIGVLETHGRRGTVQAAEGLPVFPRRVLAHGGVTLGELDVDGLIARRPGVVLVDELAHTNAPGSPREKRWQDVETLLDAGIDVLSTVNVQHLESLNDTVARLTGVRVRERLPDAVLHGADELVFVDLPPDDLRARLRAGHIYGPEKIEQSLTNFFTVANLTALREIALRQVANAVEMDAPEGQPGVQERVVVAIAAEETGSRLIRRGGQLAERLHGELHVVTIRPARLSAEQSRMLGTFRAITAALGGQFHVLDAQGSVAPVLVRFVQEIHATQVVMGETSRSRLTEFLRGDIIKTVLRETRNVDVYVISRD is encoded by the coding sequence GTGGGCATGGCGGCGGGGGTGGGCAAGACCACCCGCGCCCTGAACGAACTGCGCGAGCGCCTGGAGCGCGGCGAGGACGCCCTGATCGGCGTGCTGGAGACGCACGGGCGGCGGGGCACGGTGCAGGCCGCCGAGGGCCTGCCGGTCTTTCCGCGCCGCGTCCTCGCGCACGGCGGCGTGACCCTGGGCGAGCTGGACGTGGACGGCCTGATCGCCCGGCGCCCCGGCGTGGTCCTCGTGGACGAACTGGCCCACACCAACGCGCCCGGCAGCCCGCGCGAGAAACGCTGGCAGGATGTGGAGACGCTGCTCGACGCCGGCATAGACGTGCTCTCGACCGTGAACGTGCAGCACCTCGAATCGCTGAACGACACGGTGGCCCGCCTGACCGGGGTGCGTGTACGCGAGAGATTGCCCGACGCGGTGCTGCACGGCGCCGACGAACTCGTGTTCGTGGACCTGCCGCCCGACGACCTCCGGGCGCGGCTGCGGGCCGGGCACATCTACGGCCCCGAGAAGATCGAGCAGTCGCTGACCAACTTCTTTACGGTCGCCAACCTCACGGCCCTGCGCGAGATCGCGCTGCGACAGGTCGCCAACGCGGTCGAGATGGACGCCCCCGAGGGCCAGCCCGGCGTACAGGAGCGGGTCGTGGTCGCCATCGCCGCCGAGGAGACGGGCAGCCGCCTGATCCGCCGGGGCGGGCAGCTGGCCGAGCGACTGCACGGCGAGCTGCATGTCGTGACCATCCGGCCCGCGCGCCTGAGCGCCGAGCAGTCGCGGATGCTGGGCACCTTCCGGGCCATCACGGCGGCGCTGGGCGGGCAGTTTCATGTCCTCGACGCCCAGGGCAGCGTGGCGCCGGTCCTCGTGCGCTTCGTGCAGGAGATCCACGCGACGCAGGTCGTCATGGGCGAGACGAGCCGCTCGCGCCTCACCGAATTCCTGCGCGGCGACATCATCAAGACCGTGCTGCGCGAGACACGCAACGTGGACGTCTACGTCATCAGCCGGGACTGA
- a CDS encoding four-helix bundle copper-binding protein: MTTDHLPALTRMLQTHPHADRTGDAQTLLDCVAACAECAQVCTSCADACLAEADLQMMVPCIRLDLDCADICVATGRVLTRQTESRAEVVRAQLQACLAACRACGDECRKHAGHHAHCAVCAEVCHRCEAACQALLDTLAA, from the coding sequence ATGACGACCGACCACCTTCCGGCCCTGACCCGGATGCTCCAGACCCACCCCCACGCCGACCGGACCGGCGATGCGCAGACGCTGCTGGACTGCGTCGCCGCCTGTGCCGAGTGTGCCCAGGTCTGCACGTCCTGCGCCGACGCCTGCCTCGCCGAAGCCGACCTCCAGATGATGGTGCCCTGTATCCGCCTCGACCTCGACTGCGCCGACATCTGCGTGGCGACCGGGCGGGTCCTGACGCGCCAGACCGAGTCGCGCGCCGAGGTCGTGCGTGCCCAGCTCCAGGCCTGCCTCGCCGCCTGCAGGGCCTGCGGCGACGAATGCCGGAAACACGCCGGGCACCATGCCCACTGCGCCGTGTGCGCCGAGGTCTGCCACCGTTGCGAGGCGGCCTGTCAGGCCCTGCTGGACACCCTGGCTGCCTGA
- a CDS encoding PAS domain-containing sensor histidine kinase: MSDVAALKEQHRLSEQLHGVLHRLGDSQQPRLAWAELLEAAAQEFAPDFAEVWEVGEHGLRPMGATGTLPGGAARPPVEWPQAQQAAYLLGLCRTPEQLGGERTDRVLWPLCLDGAPLGLLHLQFAQERFVSAAQQRFLDKLTLYGAATLGHLLARQRERAVFAEMQQSEERSRRLLQESPVPILSGTLGGGLTGANDAALRLLGYGREEFVRRVPDWNSLLAPGQMDTAREAFGQALRTGRSDPVEKELLTSGGERIPVEAFLVRDGEGEAGGLVGYLRDLRSERTFRRLWTSRASSLQSQVDQGQSALARQAEELRQKNLELEARTRVLEGFAELTRHLTLHTDPYRLIGRAQEFTRSLLPQTFALYYEPEDGLWRVRSQVGDTGSPALQEVLDTGLPYHSSAYLLVPWQTRRPYYTDEYTLETDPALSDHLTPQELPIQTVATLPVLVHGEVRGVFALGLNVAQSWTRVDRVIVESVVHNLGLALERAEQAQALQQRTRELERSNAELEQFAFVASHDLQEPLRSVSSFAQLLALRYGDNGDPRVARYVSYITEGTERMRLLIDDLLTFSRIGSRPRPFVAVRLATQAEQVSRDLVGRVEDQGGSLTIGALPQVQGDPAQLRLVLAHLLDNALKFRSPQRPPQVEVSARRLGQWVQVTVQDNGIGIDERHYEQVFTIFQRLHSREQYAGNGIGLPLVRKIVERHGGQVSLDSVPGQGTRVVFTLRAATDDPSGDD; encoded by the coding sequence ATGTCCGACGTGGCCGCCCTGAAGGAGCAACATCGCCTGAGCGAACAGCTCCACGGCGTGCTGCACCGTCTGGGCGACTCGCAGCAGCCCCGGCTGGCCTGGGCGGAACTGCTGGAGGCGGCGGCGCAGGAATTCGCCCCCGACTTCGCCGAGGTCTGGGAGGTCGGCGAGCACGGGCTGCGGCCGATGGGGGCCACGGGCACCCTGCCGGGCGGGGCGGCCCGTCCGCCGGTAGAGTGGCCCCAGGCGCAGCAGGCGGCCTACCTGCTCGGTCTGTGCCGGACCCCCGAACAGCTGGGCGGCGAGCGGACGGACCGGGTCCTGTGGCCGCTGTGCCTGGACGGCGCGCCGCTGGGGCTGCTGCACCTGCAATTCGCGCAGGAGCGCTTCGTGTCGGCGGCCCAGCAGCGGTTTCTGGACAAGCTGACCCTGTACGGCGCGGCCACCCTGGGTCACCTGCTGGCCCGGCAGCGCGAGCGCGCGGTCTTCGCGGAGATGCAGCAGAGCGAGGAGCGGTCGCGCCGACTGCTTCAGGAAAGTCCGGTGCCGATCCTGAGCGGCACGCTCGGCGGCGGCCTGACTGGGGCCAACGACGCCGCGCTGCGCCTGCTCGGCTACGGGCGCGAGGAGTTCGTGCGCCGCGTTCCCGACTGGAACAGCCTGCTGGCCCCCGGACAGATGGACACCGCGCGGGAGGCCTTCGGGCAGGCGCTGCGCACTGGGCGGTCGGACCCGGTCGAGAAGGAGCTGCTCACGAGCGGCGGCGAGCGCATTCCGGTCGAGGCCTTTCTGGTCCGGGACGGTGAGGGCGAGGCGGGCGGCCTGGTGGGCTACCTGCGGGACCTGCGCTCCGAGCGGACCTTCCGCCGGCTGTGGACGAGCCGGGCCTCCAGCCTCCAGTCCCAGGTGGACCAGGGGCAGAGCGCCCTGGCCCGCCAGGCCGAGGAACTGCGCCAGAAGAACCTGGAGCTGGAGGCCCGGACCCGCGTGCTGGAGGGTTTCGCCGAGCTGACGCGGCACCTGACGCTGCACACCGATCCCTACCGGCTTATCGGCCGCGCGCAGGAGTTCACCCGCTCGCTGCTGCCCCAGACCTTCGCGCTGTACTACGAACCCGAAGACGGGCTGTGGCGCGTGCGCTCGCAGGTGGGCGACACGGGCAGCCCCGCGCTTCAGGAGGTACTGGACACCGGGCTGCCCTACCACAGCAGCGCCTATCTGCTCGTGCCCTGGCAGACCCGCCGGCCCTACTACACCGACGAGTACACCCTGGAAACCGATCCGGCCCTGTCGGACCACCTGACGCCGCAGGAGCTGCCGATCCAGACGGTCGCCACCCTGCCGGTGCTCGTCCACGGCGAGGTGCGCGGCGTGTTCGCGCTGGGCCTGAACGTCGCCCAGTCCTGGACCCGTGTGGACCGGGTCATCGTCGAGAGCGTGGTCCACAACCTCGGGCTGGCGCTGGAGCGCGCCGAGCAGGCCCAGGCCCTGCAACAGCGCACGCGCGAACTGGAGCGCAGCAACGCCGAACTCGAACAGTTCGCCTTCGTCGCCAGCCATGACCTCCAGGAGCCGCTGCGCAGCGTGTCGAGCTTCGCGCAGCTGCTCGCCCTGCGCTACGGCGACAACGGCGATCCGCGCGTGGCCCGCTACGTTTCCTACATCACCGAGGGCACCGAGCGGATGCGTCTGCTGATCGACGATCTCCTGACCTTTTCGCGTATCGGCAGCCGGCCCCGGCCCTTCGTGGCCGTCCGGCTGGCGACGCAGGCCGAGCAGGTGAGCCGCGATCTCGTCGGCCGGGTAGAGGACCAGGGCGGTTCGCTGACGATCGGGGCGCTGCCGCAGGTGCAGGGGGACCCCGCGCAGTTGCGGCTGGTCCTCGCCCACCTGCTGGACAACGCCCTGAAATTCAGGTCGCCCCAGCGCCCTCCCCAGGTCGAGGTGTCGGCGCGGCGGCTGGGGCAATGGGTGCAGGTGACCGTACAGGACAACGGCATCGGTATCGACGAGCGGCACTACGAGCAGGTGTTCACCATCTTCCAGCGCCTGCACAGCCGCGAGCAGTACGCCGGCAACGGCATCGGCCTGCCGCTCGTCCGCAAGATCGTGGAGCGTCACGGCGGGCAGGTGTCGCTCGACTCGGTGCCGGGGCAGGGCACCCGCGTCGTGTTCACGCTGCGCGCCGCGACCGACGATCCCAGCGGGGACGACTGA